In a single window of the Niabella ginsenosidivorans genome:
- a CDS encoding DUF4142 domain-containing protein yields MKTIKKLLPIAAAVILWSCGSPNSNDSTARADSANAATIDSATTDTAAASVSKEDAKFAVDAASGGMAEVQLGELAQNKGTDPRVKEFGKLMVTDHTRANDELKMLAATKNITLPPAPDNDKQKAAADLSSKSGSDFDKAYIKQMVEDHRKTIDLFEDAQKNAKDADIKAFAVKTLPVLRTHLQHIQSLDKAK; encoded by the coding sequence ATGAAAACAATAAAAAAATTATTACCAATCGCTGCCGCTGTAATACTCTGGAGTTGTGGCAGCCCGAATTCCAATGATAGTACGGCCCGGGCGGATAGTGCTAATGCAGCAACTATTGACAGTGCCACTACGGATACTGCAGCCGCTTCTGTTAGTAAGGAGGACGCTAAATTTGCGGTAGATGCTGCCAGCGGAGGCATGGCAGAGGTGCAGTTGGGGGAGCTGGCACAAAATAAAGGCACAGACCCCCGTGTAAAAGAGTTTGGGAAATTGATGGTAACGGACCATACCAGGGCAAACGATGAACTGAAGATGTTAGCAGCCACCAAAAATATAACATTGCCTCCTGCACCGGATAACGATAAACAAAAGGCAGCCGCCGACCTGTCTTCAAAAAGCGGATCCGATTTTGATAAGGCTTATATTAAACAAATGGTGGAGGATCACCGAAAGACAATTGATCTTTTTGAAGATGCCCAGAAAAATGCAAAAGATGCCGATATTAAAGCATTTGCTGTTAAAACGCTTCCTGTATTAAGAACGCACCTTCAGCATATCCAGAGCCTGGACAAAGCAAAATAA
- a CDS encoding PA2169 family four-helix-bundle protein, whose amino-acid sequence MVTMDGEILNDLLRVHKDRISGYERAIAELTDAEDADLKQLFRNYIDNSQSFITELSAALTKMNEPVAVSPAATGKIYNVWMEIKAFFTGNDRQTILNSCEAMEDAVKKAYESALDPSSLLPETFLLISRQSKQLLKAHNEVRKLRDA is encoded by the coding sequence ATGGTTACTATGGATGGCGAAATATTAAATGATCTGCTGCGTGTTCACAAAGACCGCATTTCAGGCTATGAGCGCGCCATCGCCGAATTGACGGATGCGGAAGATGCCGACCTTAAACAGCTGTTCCGGAATTATATTGACAACAGCCAATCTTTTATTACCGAGCTGTCAGCCGCATTAACAAAAATGAATGAGCCTGTAGCCGTGAGCCCTGCAGCAACAGGAAAAATCTACAATGTGTGGATGGAGATCAAGGCTTTTTTTACCGGGAATGACCGGCAAACGATCCTTAATAGCTGTGAAGCAATGGAAGATGCTGTAAAGAAAGCCTATGAAAGCGCGCTGGATCCCTCCTCACTGCTTCCTGAGACCTTTTTATTGATCAGCCGGCAAAGCAAACAGTTGCTGAAAGCCCACAACGAGGTAAGAAAATTAAGAGATGCCTGA
- a CDS encoding sigma-54-dependent transcriptional regulator yields MPNKLLIIDDDVDLCHLLSRYLFKKGYVTETAFSGNKGIAKYKTGDFDAVIADYRLGDMDGIQLIRELKQINSKVAILIITGYSDIRPAIEVTRLGAFDYIPKPLVPEEVLEILKKMLNREYSGEQAALPQNEAILFEQDYYIGTSDATADLYQQVNVVAPTNYSVVLYGESGTGKEVIARTIHQNSKRSKQPFVAIDCGTLSRELAGSELFGHVKGAFTGALQDKEGHFEMANGGTLFLDEIANLSSDIQAILLRIIQERKFKRVGGNREIGSDVRIIVASNENLKAACQKGKFREDLYHRLNEFAIHLPALRDRPDEIRPLATFFLKKCCEESEKKINGFSEHVFAAFQRYDWPGNLRELRNAVRRAVLLTPPGGTITEETLLPEIITHTPVPDNVLTQDPAPMASAVSPTQDLLKDVAGRAEYQAIMNVLQRVNFNKKKAAEMLNIDRKTLYNKLKQFQGVN; encoded by the coding sequence ATGCCCAATAAGCTCCTCATTATAGACGATGATGTGGATTTATGTCATCTTCTTTCGAGATATCTTTTTAAAAAAGGATATGTTACTGAAACTGCTTTCTCCGGTAATAAAGGTATTGCCAAATATAAAACCGGTGATTTTGATGCAGTAATTGCAGATTACAGGCTGGGAGATATGGACGGTATACAACTGATAAGAGAATTAAAACAGATCAACAGCAAGGTGGCTATTTTGATCATTACCGGTTATTCTGATATAAGACCTGCCATAGAAGTAACCCGCCTGGGCGCTTTTGATTATATACCTAAGCCGCTGGTTCCTGAAGAAGTACTGGAGATTCTTAAAAAAATGCTGAACCGGGAGTATTCAGGAGAACAGGCAGCTCTTCCTCAAAATGAAGCCATCCTGTTTGAGCAGGATTATTATATCGGCACCTCCGATGCAACAGCAGATCTTTATCAACAGGTTAATGTAGTGGCACCTACCAATTACAGTGTTGTTTTATATGGAGAAAGTGGCACGGGAAAAGAGGTGATAGCACGTACCATACACCAGAACAGCAAACGCTCAAAACAGCCCTTTGTGGCTATTGATTGTGGCACGCTTTCCAGGGAGCTGGCCGGCAGTGAGCTCTTTGGTCATGTAAAAGGTGCTTTTACAGGAGCATTACAGGATAAAGAAGGGCATTTTGAAATGGCAAACGGCGGCACACTTTTCCTGGACGAGATAGCAAACCTGTCGTCAGATATCCAGGCCATCCTGCTCCGGATCATCCAGGAACGGAAATTCAAGCGGGTTGGAGGAAACAGGGAAATAGGTTCAGATGTACGGATCATAGTGGCATCCAATGAAAATCTTAAAGCTGCGTGCCAGAAAGGAAAATTCAGGGAAGACCTTTATCACCGGCTTAATGAGTTTGCCATTCACCTGCCAGCCTTACGCGACCGACCTGATGAAATCCGGCCTCTGGCAACATTTTTCCTGAAAAAATGCTGTGAAGAAAGTGAAAAAAAGATAAACGGTTTTTCTGAACATGTATTTGCTGCCTTTCAGAGATACGACTGGCCGGGCAACCTGCGTGAGTTGCGCAATGCCGTTCGCAGGGCTGTGCTGCTGACCCCTCCTGGCGGTACCATTACTGAAGAAACGCTGCTACCTGAAATCATTACCCATACTCCTGTGCCTGATAATGTTTTAACGCAGGATCCGGCACCTATGGCGTCCGCAGTATCACCTACACAGGACCTGCTGAAAGACGTAGCCGGCAGGGCAGAATACCAGGCTATTATGAACGTTCTGCAAAGAGTAAACTTTAATAAGAAAAAGGCAGCCGAAATGTTAAATATAGACCGGAAAACCCTGTATAATAAATTAAAACAGTTCCAGGGGGTAAATTGA
- a CDS encoding response regulator, whose amino-acid sequence MWIKKYYFGKIIVDLIRVNSRFYAYNSVSASPELLFKTLIIDDEDDMYFLLRNILRQRKIEALWAGSISDALDTLQREPDIFLIFLDNRLPDGLGYQHIQQFKAISPASIVMITAYDTSYDRKMAKDYGADDFIGKPFTKDSILTIVDRIISSRAL is encoded by the coding sequence ATGTGGATTAAAAAATATTATTTTGGCAAAATAATTGTCGATCTTATTAGAGTGAACAGTCGTTTTTATGCATATAATTCCGTATCCGCATCGCCTGAACTTTTGTTTAAAACACTGATTATTGATGACGAAGATGATATGTATTTCCTGCTGCGCAACATTCTGAGGCAGCGCAAGATCGAAGCGTTATGGGCAGGTTCTATAAGTGATGCACTGGATACGCTGCAACGGGAACCGGATATCTTTTTAATTTTTCTTGATAACCGTTTGCCTGATGGCCTGGGGTATCAGCACATTCAGCAGTTTAAGGCTATTTCCCCTGCTTCTATTGTTATGATAACTGCCTATGATACCAGCTACGACAGAAAAATGGCAAAGGATTACGGGGCCGATGATTTTATCGGAAAGCCTTTTACCAAGGACTCAATATTAACAATAGTAGACCGGATCATCTCATCCCGCGCTTTATAA
- a CDS encoding ATP-binding protein: MVLSLNKIRLGYALSSLLLLVSYILILSTNRRLQQEKNWIVDNYTLINKIGDVKMMIGTAESNVRGYIINGLPQFLNGFYDARNSIAMLHAEIKKLTRTDPVQSANESRLKIMTDQRLSELSTAIRLHQKASVKLENSAVGPAKLAQTDSIYRQIQVMTVQEEQLMKKRMSKLNNFYTSTAAMTILSLCMAAIAIIYAVITFNSQYKQKKKANNIANQYREELESNIKELSEKNTALNELKGIEKLATIGRVARVVAHEVRNPLTNISLATEQLRDVACLEKDEDAQSLIKIISRNSVRISQMVSDLLNATKFMQLDKQKEDINKILDESLFMAKDRVLLRKIRVVKNYSNDLCDVMVDKERIRLAFLNIIVNAIEAMNGAEGVLTLATRKEADKCVIEISDNGKGMDEHTLQNLFEPYFTLKKKGNGLGLTNAQNIILNHKGTIKVDSQQGMGTTFTVALNLV, translated from the coding sequence ATGGTATTGTCTTTAAATAAGATCAGACTTGGATATGCACTATCATCATTGTTGCTGTTGGTTTCCTATATCCTTATCCTTTCTACCAACCGGAGACTGCAACAGGAGAAGAACTGGATCGTGGATAATTATACATTGATCAACAAGATCGGGGATGTAAAAATGATGATAGGCACGGCGGAATCCAACGTACGGGGATATATTATTAATGGGCTGCCTCAATTCCTGAACGGCTTTTATGATGCCCGCAATTCCATAGCAATGCTGCATGCTGAAATAAAAAAACTCACCAGAACAGACCCTGTACAATCGGCAAATGAATCCCGGTTAAAGATAATGACAGATCAGCGCCTTTCTGAGCTTTCAACAGCTATCAGGCTGCATCAGAAGGCATCCGTAAAGCTGGAGAATTCTGCAGTAGGGCCCGCGAAACTGGCGCAGACCGATAGTATTTACCGGCAAATACAGGTGATGACCGTGCAGGAAGAGCAGCTTATGAAAAAAAGGATGTCAAAACTCAATAATTTTTATACAAGTACAGCTGCTATGACCATACTGTCCCTGTGCATGGCAGCAATAGCCATAATATATGCTGTCATTACCTTTAACAGCCAGTATAAACAGAAAAAAAAGGCCAACAATATTGCCAATCAGTACCGGGAGGAGCTTGAAAGTAATATTAAGGAACTGAGCGAAAAAAATACCGCGCTGAATGAATTGAAGGGGATTGAAAAGTTAGCTACCATTGGCCGAGTGGCAAGGGTTGTAGCGCATGAAGTCAGGAACCCGCTTACCAATATATCCCTTGCAACCGAGCAACTTCGGGACGTGGCCTGTCTTGAAAAAGATGAGGATGCTCAGTCTTTAATTAAGATCATTAGCAGGAACTCTGTGCGGATCAGCCAGATGGTTTCCGATCTGTTGAACGCTACCAAGTTCATGCAACTGGACAAACAGAAAGAAGACATTAACAAAATTCTGGATGAAAGTCTTTTTATGGCTAAGGACCGGGTATTATTAAGAAAAATACGTGTTGTAAAAAATTATTCCAATGATCTCTGCGACGTAATGGTGGATAAAGAACGGATCCGGCTTGCTTTTTTAAACATTATTGTAAATGCTATAGAAGCTATGAACGGTGCAGAAGGCGTTCTGACGCTTGCTACCAGAAAGGAAGCAGACAAATGTGTTATTGAAATCAGTGATAATGGTAAAGGTATGGATGAGCACACACTGCAAAATCTTTTTGAACCATATTTTACATTAAAGAAAAAAGGGAACGGGCTGGGCCTTACCAATGCACAAAACATCATCCTGAATCATAAGGGTACGATAAAGGTAGACAGCCAGCAGGGAATGGGCACTACATTTACAGTAGCCCTGAATCTTGTATAG
- a CDS encoding carbamoyltransferase family protein: MYTLGINAAFHDSAACMVKDGALVAAAEEERFTQIKHGKRPIPFSAYELPYNAIAYCLQAAGIHLNDVDHFSYSFDPALMAGYPAITSSEIRLPLTTRAGYRENSEASPWESLFLSYIINAPAHLIDGYPHHLQKDYHNSTIRPGRWHFIDHHLSHAASAFLPSPFTEAAILTIDGRGETATTTFNAGTDTDIQRIKQVDLPHSLGLLYERVTTHLGFLHSSDEYRVMALASYGKPRFVNDFREMITLHKDGTYTISQEDFDQRFGAARKRGASFTAHHFDIARSAQIVLQEAALELAGWLKKETGMEHLCLAGGVALNCVLNAHIRDSGMFRDIWIQPAAGDAGTALGAALWTDAQLNNGHSSRGFKMEHAFWGPGYTDEEIEEFLKWTKTPYKKMQHVAKETAELLAQDHIIGWFQGRMEFGPRALGGRSILASPIAPHMQARLNELKDREDFRPVAPVVLEEQAAAWFEAAHPSPFMLFTHQVREDKKNKIPAVCHIDGSARIQTVKREQHPRYYETIREFETLTGVPVLVNTSFNSLGKPIVCTPRDALECFWTTPFDDLIIGDCHVSKL; encoded by the coding sequence ATGTACACTCTTGGAATTAATGCGGCTTTTCACGATAGTGCTGCGTGCATGGTAAAAGACGGAGCACTGGTTGCAGCAGCAGAAGAAGAACGGTTCACACAGATCAAACACGGTAAGCGCCCCATTCCCTTCTCCGCTTACGAGCTGCCTTATAATGCCATTGCCTATTGTTTGCAGGCAGCCGGCATTCATCTGAATGATGTGGATCATTTTTCTTATTCATTTGACCCGGCGCTGATGGCCGGTTATCCTGCCATTACTTCCAGCGAGATCCGGCTGCCGCTCACAACCCGCGCCGGTTACAGGGAAAACAGCGAAGCATCGCCCTGGGAATCCTTGTTCCTGTCCTATATCATCAATGCACCGGCACACCTTATTGATGGCTATCCGCATCATTTACAAAAAGATTATCATAACAGCACCATCAGGCCGGGACGCTGGCATTTTATTGACCATCACCTGTCGCACGCTGCAAGTGCCTTCTTACCTTCTCCCTTTACGGAAGCGGCCATACTTACTATTGACGGGAGAGGTGAGACCGCCACCACTACATTTAATGCAGGTACGGACACTGACATTCAGCGGATCAAACAGGTAGACCTCCCTCATTCCCTGGGCCTGTTGTACGAACGGGTCACCACTCACCTCGGCTTTCTTCATTCATCTGATGAATACCGTGTAATGGCATTAGCATCTTATGGGAAGCCCCGGTTTGTAAATGATTTCAGGGAAATGATCACCCTGCATAAAGATGGTACCTATACAATCAGCCAGGAAGACTTTGATCAGCGGTTCGGTGCCGCCCGGAAAAGAGGCGCATCTTTTACCGCACATCATTTTGACATTGCCCGCTCTGCGCAGATAGTGCTGCAGGAAGCTGCGCTTGAACTGGCCGGCTGGCTAAAGAAAGAAACAGGCATGGAGCATCTTTGCCTGGCAGGTGGTGTAGCGCTGAACTGTGTGCTCAATGCCCACATCAGGGATTCCGGAATGTTCAGGGACATCTGGATACAGCCAGCCGCCGGCGATGCGGGAACGGCTTTGGGCGCGGCTTTATGGACAGACGCGCAGCTAAATAACGGACATTCATCACGTGGTTTTAAGATGGAGCATGCTTTCTGGGGGCCGGGGTATACAGATGAAGAGATCGAGGAATTCTTAAAATGGACAAAGACTCCCTATAAAAAAATGCAGCATGTAGCAAAGGAAACAGCAGAGCTTCTGGCGCAGGACCATATCATTGGCTGGTTCCAGGGACGTATGGAATTTGGTCCGAGAGCGCTTGGCGGCCGTTCTATACTGGCTTCGCCAATAGCGCCTCATATGCAGGCACGCCTGAATGAGCTGAAAGACCGTGAAGATTTCAGGCCTGTAGCACCTGTGGTGCTGGAAGAACAGGCAGCTGCCTGGTTTGAAGCGGCCCACCCCTCTCCTTTTATGTTGTTTACACACCAGGTACGGGAGGATAAAAAAAATAAAATACCGGCAGTCTGCCACATTGATGGTTCTGCAAGAATACAAACAGTTAAGCGCGAGCAGCATCCGCGTTATTATGAAACGATCCGGGAATTTGAAACACTAACAGGAGTACCGGTATTGGTGAACACTTCTTTCAATTCTTTGGGCAAACCCATTGTCTGTACACCGCGCGATGCCCTCGAATGCTTCTGGACCACGCCCTTTGATGATCTTATTATTGGCGATTGCCATGTTAGTAAATTATAA
- a CDS encoding glycosyltransferase family 2 protein, giving the protein MYTLISVVIPTFQRSALLGRCLQALSRQTLHKNWFEVMVVSDGPDTTTAALVNRFKQSTDLPIEYRALPHKAGPAAARNTGWINACGKYIAFTDDDCVPDPLWLETLLKAFENGKGQAFYGKVKVPVTNPPTDYEWNTRQLEKPQFITANAACTKAALWTTGGFDERFRIAWREDSDLEFALRKEGISPRFLPEALVVHPVRPAQWGISIAEQKKALYNALLYKKHPLYYKKYIRQFVPPAYYTMAFAAVLAGLFFLLRINGIAFVFLLVWATGFTAFVLKRLRHTKHAAGHVLEMICTSACIPFSSIYWNWLGRCKFRNNCLQQG; this is encoded by the coding sequence ATGTACACACTTATTTCTGTTGTTATTCCAACCTTTCAGCGGTCAGCGCTTCTTGGCAGGTGCCTGCAGGCGTTATCGCGCCAAACGCTTCATAAAAACTGGTTTGAAGTAATGGTTGTAAGCGATGGCCCGGATACAACCACCGCCGCCCTGGTAAACAGATTTAAACAATCGACCGATCTCCCAATCGAATACAGGGCGCTGCCGCATAAGGCAGGCCCCGCAGCAGCCCGTAATACCGGGTGGATCAATGCCTGCGGCAAATACATTGCATTTACCGATGATGATTGTGTTCCTGATCCTTTATGGCTGGAAACGCTGCTGAAAGCCTTTGAAAACGGTAAAGGCCAGGCTTTCTATGGTAAAGTAAAGGTGCCGGTTACCAACCCGCCCACAGACTATGAATGGAACACCCGGCAATTGGAAAAGCCGCAGTTTATAACAGCAAATGCAGCCTGCACAAAAGCCGCTTTGTGGACTACCGGTGGATTTGATGAACGCTTTCGCATAGCCTGGAGAGAAGACAGTGATCTGGAATTTGCCTTGCGCAAGGAAGGTATCTCCCCCCGGTTTCTTCCGGAGGCACTGGTGGTGCATCCTGTAAGACCTGCCCAATGGGGCATTAGCATAGCAGAACAAAAAAAAGCACTTTACAATGCGTTGCTTTACAAAAAACACCCGTTGTATTACAAAAAATATATACGGCAGTTTGTTCCACCGGCTTATTATACAATGGCATTTGCCGCAGTGCTTGCCGGCCTATTCTTTTTATTAAGAATAAACGGGATCGCATTTGTTTTCCTGCTGGTATGGGCAACCGGCTTCACCGCATTTGTTCTGAAAAGGCTCCGGCATACCAAACACGCTGCCGGCCATGTTTTAGAAATGATCTGCACCTCCGCCTGTATTCCTTTTTCCTCCATTTACTGGAACTGGCTGGGGCGCTGTAAATTCAGAAATAACTGTTTACAACAAGGTTAG
- a CDS encoding glycosyltransferase family 9 protein yields the protein MNIAIFRVLKLGDLLCTVPAFRALRNAFPRAHIILLGMTWAASFVKRFNSYIDEFMYFPGYPGLPEQDAAPSAIRDFFNRIRKKRIDLLLQMQGNGSVVNELLEQFHPALLAGFCLPGDVREQQRTFLAYPAHLHEIHRLIALLQQLSIPDAGNELEFPLTPEDFRAFEQIKSSHSLKNYLCIHPGSAAASRQWPPLHFAHIADHFAALGYTIVLTGSAEEKKLATHVSDLMHHAATNLAGETTLGSLGVLLSRAQGLITNCTGVSHMAAALKVRSVVISMDGEPYRWAPLNVQLHYTIDWTTTADYSAVVAEAERLFSASSSL from the coding sequence ATGAACATTGCAATTTTCAGAGTATTGAAACTGGGTGACCTGCTTTGCACCGTCCCTGCTTTCCGGGCATTGAGAAATGCCTTTCCCAGGGCACATATTATATTGCTGGGCATGACCTGGGCGGCTTCTTTTGTAAAAAGATTCAACAGCTATATTGATGAGTTCATGTACTTTCCGGGCTATCCCGGATTGCCGGAGCAGGATGCGGCACCCTCCGCCATCCGGGATTTTTTTAACCGTATCCGGAAAAAAAGGATCGACCTGTTGCTGCAAATGCAGGGCAACGGATCTGTTGTAAACGAACTCCTGGAACAGTTTCATCCCGCGCTGCTTGCCGGCTTCTGCCTTCCGGGCGATGTAAGGGAACAGCAAAGAACCTTCCTGGCTTATCCCGCTCATCTGCATGAGATTCACCGCCTCATTGCATTGCTGCAACAGCTTTCCATTCCTGATGCAGGCAACGAGCTGGAGTTCCCGCTTACCCCGGAAGACTTCAGGGCCTTTGAACAGATAAAAAGCAGTCATTCTTTAAAAAATTATCTCTGTATCCATCCCGGATCAGCCGCTGCCAGCCGCCAGTGGCCCCCGCTCCATTTTGCGCACATAGCAGATCATTTTGCAGCGCTTGGCTATACCATAGTTCTGACCGGCAGTGCTGAAGAGAAAAAACTTGCTACACATGTATCTGACCTGATGCACCATGCAGCAACCAACCTGGCAGGTGAAACAACATTGGGCAGCCTGGGTGTATTGTTAAGCAGAGCGCAGGGGTTGATCACAAACTGTACCGGTGTTTCGCATATGGCGGCTGCGCTTAAAGTGCGGAGCGTTGTAATCAGCATGGATGGCGAACCCTACCGCTGGGCGCCTCTAAATGTTCAGTTACATTATACGATTGACTGGACAACTACTGCCGACTACTCCGCTGTAGTTGCGGAAGCGGAACGGCTCTTTTCAGCATCCAGCAGTCTTTGA
- a CDS encoding glycosyltransferase family 9 protein: MMAPELIRKILCIRLDNMGDVLMSAPAIRALKETYGAAITLLTSRQGGAIASFIPEIDEVLLSDVPWVQHSGDEDALTGLAQQLRAGCFDLAVIFTVSSQNPLPSAMLAYMAGIPVRLAYCRENPYRLLTHWVPDPEPLRIMDKHQVERDLDLVASIGAYTRNKRLLLQTGRQYAPGCMKEIAESGVPAGEGCCLLHAGTRDPKRRLPVTKWVAIGRALVQHINKPLLLTGNEEDAEEAAFIQQQIGPRCFNIAGRLTLGAFITLVSNSSLLISINSLPLHIAAAVQTPVIALYAKTNPQHLPWMVAAAVLFFDVPDNLRSSNELLQFMHRHYQWNGAPVSAENVVAAAQRLLDAEKSRSASATTAE; encoded by the coding sequence ATGATGGCGCCTGAATTGATCCGGAAGATACTGTGCATCCGCCTGGATAACATGGGCGATGTGCTGATGAGCGCTCCGGCCATCAGGGCATTAAAAGAAACCTATGGAGCAGCTATTACCCTACTGACTTCCCGGCAGGGAGGGGCGATTGCTTCTTTTATTCCCGAGATCGATGAAGTGCTTTTATCTGATGTTCCCTGGGTACAGCACAGTGGTGATGAAGATGCCCTCACCGGCCTGGCGCAGCAGTTAAGGGCCGGTTGTTTTGATCTTGCAGTGATCTTTACGGTGAGCAGCCAGAACCCGCTTCCTTCGGCCATGCTGGCTTATATGGCAGGCATCCCTGTACGCCTGGCCTATTGCCGGGAAAATCCATACCGCTTATTAACCCATTGGGTACCGGATCCGGAGCCGCTCAGAATAATGGATAAACATCAGGTAGAGCGGGATCTTGATTTGGTTGCTTCAATCGGGGCGTATACGCGCAACAAAAGATTATTGCTGCAAACCGGCAGGCAGTATGCCCCCGGCTGTATGAAAGAGATCGCTGAAAGCGGAGTTCCTGCCGGGGAAGGGTGCTGCCTGCTGCATGCGGGAACCCGGGATCCCAAACGCAGACTGCCGGTAACAAAATGGGTGGCTATAGGCAGGGCTTTAGTTCAGCACATTAACAAACCCTTGCTGCTTACAGGGAATGAAGAGGATGCAGAGGAGGCGGCCTTCATACAGCAGCAGATAGGACCGCGCTGTTTTAATATAGCAGGCCGGCTCACCCTGGGCGCGTTTATCACCCTGGTTAGCAACAGTAGCCTGCTCATCAGTATCAATTCCCTGCCGCTGCACATTGCAGCCGCGGTTCAGACGCCTGTAATAGCACTTTATGCAAAAACAAACCCTCAGCATTTGCCGTGGATGGTGGCCGCTGCCGTTTTGTTCTTTGACGTGCCGGATAACCTCAGAAGCAGCAATGAGCTGCTTCAGTTTATGCACCGGCACTATCAATGGAACGGGGCGCCGGTTTCTGCAGAAAATGTGGTTGCGGCGGCTCAAAGACTGCTGGATGCTGAAAAGAGCCGTTCCGCTTCCGCAACTACAGCGGAGTAG
- the rfaE2 gene encoding D-glycero-beta-D-manno-heptose 1-phosphate adenylyltransferase yields MNNLPSKITEQFKQWKILVVGDLILDHYIQGETERLCPEGPIPVVDVTNSRYTLGGSANVALNFSALGAQVTYCSVTGDDAAAEKVIKMMEEQHLHLHVLRDPERSTIVKTRVISARQLLARYDQGTSAPVSAKTTGWLKAVLTSEFRNHDAVVVSDYDKGILTETIIAVLKQLKQQYCSYVAVDSKRLQLFSALAPSFVKPNYSEAVELLNIPFRSKGRIEQMLRLGKRLYEITNAQLLALTADADGAVIFRKGEQAGHCAPFRLEHPNVVGAGDVFFSAFVLAVLSECTEQQAADIATTAAAVGMMKTGCTCSCTAPELNAFLSLHTRYISDPAQIAAIGSVYRSMGKKIVFTNGCFDILHRGHISFLSQARALGDVLIVGLNFDESVRRLKGAHRPINPLADRKTVLAALECVTHIVPFGNREDDTATELITLLRPDIYVKGGNYAAKELPEAELVRKNGGSVHILPLMPGCSTSGMIHKINPSLALKTVS; encoded by the coding sequence ATGAACAACTTACCCAGCAAGATAACAGAACAATTTAAACAATGGAAGATTCTGGTGGTCGGCGACCTGATCCTGGATCATTATATACAGGGCGAAACAGAGCGTTTATGCCCGGAAGGCCCCATACCGGTAGTGGATGTAACCAACAGCCGGTACACACTGGGCGGCAGTGCCAATGTAGCGCTTAATTTTTCAGCTCTTGGAGCGCAGGTTACCTATTGCAGCGTAACAGGGGATGATGCCGCCGCAGAAAAGGTGATTAAAATGATGGAAGAACAGCACCTCCATCTTCATGTGCTAAGGGATCCGGAACGGAGCACTATCGTAAAAACAAGGGTCATAAGCGCCCGGCAACTGCTTGCGCGCTATGACCAGGGCACATCCGCTCCTGTGTCAGCAAAAACAACCGGATGGCTTAAGGCTGTTTTAACCAGTGAGTTCAGGAATCATGACGCCGTGGTTGTTTCTGATTACGATAAGGGCATTCTTACAGAAACGATCATAGCTGTTTTAAAACAATTAAAACAACAATACTGCAGCTATGTGGCAGTCGATTCCAAAAGACTGCAATTGTTCAGCGCGCTTGCACCATCATTTGTTAAGCCCAATTACAGTGAAGCAGTGGAACTGCTGAACATTCCTTTCAGGAGTAAAGGGCGTATAGAACAGATGCTCCGGTTGGGCAAGCGTTTATATGAGATCACAAATGCGCAGCTGCTTGCTTTAACGGCAGATGCTGACGGGGCTGTTATTTTCAGGAAAGGAGAACAGGCGGGCCATTGTGCTCCTTTCCGGCTGGAACATCCTAATGTAGTAGGAGCCGGCGATGTGTTTTTCAGCGCATTTGTGCTGGCGGTGCTTTCTGAGTGCACGGAACAACAGGCAGCAGATATTGCTACCACAGCTGCCGCAGTTGGAATGATGAAAACCGGATGTACCTGCTCCTGCACAGCACCTGAATTGAATGCTTTTTTATCATTGCACACCCGGTATATTTCAGATCCGGCGCAAATAGCAGCTATAGGCTCCGTATACCGGTCCATGGGCAAAAAAATTGTTTTTACCAATGGCTGTTTTGACATTCTCCACCGGGGGCATATCAGTTTTCTTTCACAGGCGCGGGCGCTGGGAGATGTGTTGATCGTAGGGCTTAACTTTGATGAAAGCGTGCGGAGGCTGAAGGGCGCTCACCGGCCCATTAACCCGCTTGCTGACAGAAAAACGGTGCTGGCCGCGCTGGAATGTGTTACCCATATTGTTCCTTTTGGAAACAGGGAAGATGATACCGCAACAGAGCTGATCACCTTGCTCCGCCCGGATATTTATGTAAAAGGCGGCAATTATGCAGCAAAAGAGCTGCCCGAGGCAGAGCTGGTAAGGAAAAACGGAGGAAGCGTTCATATCCTGCCGTTAATGCCCGGCTGTTCCACCTCAGGTATGATCCATAAGATCAATCCTTCACTGGCCCTTAAGACCGTATCCTGA